One segment of Engraulis encrasicolus isolate BLACKSEA-1 chromosome 7, IST_EnEncr_1.0, whole genome shotgun sequence DNA contains the following:
- the LOC134452770 gene encoding transmembrane protein 272-like, with the protein MENRTLLQDLRRTPKLSTPVLVISKMIVIAIPIAEVVIGSLYLKSCPVQKFIPIYLVVMGAFTLSLTLLSCLPCTQEPEDGSQTALSSVCTAWNSIVSLFLFCWFIAGNVWIYSKYQPNYVNPDASDYCHKTLYLFAFWVTSLVYILIGGFFVLGCCAMICLAICGKVRGFGYNRHEDI; encoded by the exons ATGGAGAACCGGACATTATTGCAGGACCTACGCCGAACTCCCAAACTCAGTACACCTGTTTTAG TCATTTCTAAGATGATAGTGATTGCCATACCCATTGCCGAGGTTGTAATCG GATCCCTGTACCTGAAAAGCTGCCCGGTGCAGAAGTTCATCCCGATCTACCTGGTGGTGATGGGTGCCTTCACCCTGTCCCTCACGCTGCTGTCCTGCCTGCCCTGCACCCAGGAACCCGAGGACGGGAGCCAGACTGCCCTCAGTAGCGTCTGTACTGCCTGGAACTCCATCGTATCCCTCTTCCTATTCTGCTGGTTTATCGCTG gtaatgTGTGGATCTACTCAAAATACCAGCCCAACTATGTCAATCCAGATGCCTCAGACTACTGTCACAAGACCCTCTATCTCTTCGCCTTCTGGGTCACCTCTCTGGTATACATCCTGATTGGTGGCTTCTTTGTCCTTGGTTGCTGCGCCATGATCTGTTTGGCCATCTGTGGGAAGGTGCGGGGCTTCGGGTACAACCGGCATGAAGACATCTGA
- the LOC134452769 gene encoding uncharacterized protein LOC134452769 encodes MSLGRPMQLMRSLRKSPAIFNQRFRHDRTQSLSHGDPLFKVHYLGTDKIFSLDPEQAEAAIAHVLERSPSPLEKLGKEHALVVRPRYLEVKEISTGRQLTKTYLKDIAYCAADTERPNVFLYICKQQGQQLQCRVFWCSRPEKVKDITNCLARSFQRALSDCQEGGCSNVRAQAEDFRKDGRNLLANGKKKSCTMPPDLRNGHSMKRTLSSRTPLRELMRRTSISD; translated from the exons ATGTCCCTGGGGCGCCCCATGCAACTCATGCGCTCCCTGAGGAAGTCGCCCGCCATCTTCAACCAGCGCTTCCGGCACGACCGCACCCAGTCCCTCTCCCACGGCGACCCGCTCTTCAAGGTGCACTACCTGGGCACGGACAAGATCTTCTCCCTGGACCCGGAGCAGGCCGAGGCCGCCATCGCCCATGTTCTAGAAAGGTCTCCTTCTCCACTGGAGAAACTGGGTAAGGAGCACGCGTTGGTGGTGCGGCCTCGCTACTTAGAGGTGAAGGAGATCAGCACGGGCAGGCAGCTTACCAAGACCTACCTCAAGGACATTGCCTACTGTGCTGCGGACACAGAGAGGCCCAACGTGTTCCTCTACATCTGCAAACAGCAGGGCCAACAGCTCCAGTGTCGGGTGTTCTGGTGCAGCCGACCGGAGAAGGTCAAGGACATAACAAACTGCTTGGCTCGATCGTTTCAGAGAGCGCTGAGTGACTGTCAGGAGGGCGGCTGTAGCAATGTTCGAGCACAAGCAGAAGACTTCAGGAAAGATGGGCGGAATCTCTTGGCCAACGGGAAGAAGAAAAGTTGCACAATGCCACCAGACCTTCGAAATG GTCACAGCATGAAGAGGACTCTGAGTTCTCGCACTCCCCTGAGAGAGTTGATGAGGAGGACAAGCATCAGTGACTGA